The nucleotide sequence ATCAGCCAAAACGATTGTGGTTGCTCTATGATTCAATTAGAAAAGTTTCGTAAAGTCATGAATCAGGTCGCCGCTGAAAAAGGCGATTTTCTTCTCTTTGGTTTTTTTCTGAGTGAAGAACCTCAAGACAAATTGGATTTGGTCATCTCATCCCCTTGGCTGGAAAAGGGGAAATTAAAAGCGCTAAGTGAATTTGTTGAGAAAATGTCTTCAATTGTTGGTCAAAAAGATGTCTTGGCTTTATCGAAAATTGTGACATTGAATCACGATGACCCGCATCTACAGGCTATTTTAAAAACGGTTCAGGTTGAGAATGGCTTGGTTGTGCTTCAAGATACGAATCTGTTTGGATTAGAAGTAAAACAGGCATACATCCTTCAAGCAAAAAAACTAAAGGACCCCGCGCAACATGTCGCGTAAGAGACAATCCCAACACCTACAATGTGCATTGCTTTGGTTGACGGGGCAGGCTGACTTGGCGTTATTGAGTCGAATCGGAAGATATCACCTTGTAATACTCAATTAGTCTTTGGAAAGAGAGGGAAAATGGCTGTCAAACCGAACGGTTCATTGGATAAAACGATTTTGATTCTGGGTGCGCCGGGACTCGTCGGCGCACAGGTTACACGACATGTTGCCCACGAACTGCATCCCGCAAAAATTGTGGTGTCAGCCTTACTTGAAAAAGAGATTGTCGATTTCGTCAAAGAGATTAAAAGCGAATTTCCTGAAATCACCTTTAAAGGCGAATACGGAAATATCTTCGTGCGTTCGGAACTTGCCAAAAGCGCGCGCCCTGAACTCATGCGCAATGCCGGAAATCGTCGCAAACTTTACGACGATTTATTCGGCGCGTTTTCGGAAACCTATAAAAATTCCGAACTCGTTCGCCTCATCAAATCCTATAAACCCGATGTCATTATCGATTGCGTCAACACCGCGACCGGCATCAGTTACCAGGATGTTGATACCAGCGCCAAAGAGGTACGCAAAGATATTGACGCGCTGCATGACAAATTAAACCGCAAAGATTTTGAATCATTCGGTGAAGAGTACCGAGAAATTGAACGCGATATTGAGGGCTTACTGGTTTCGCAAGCCATCCCGCAACTCATTCGCCATATTCGCATCTTTCATCGCGCTATGGTCGAATACAAAACCCGGCTTTATGTAAAAGTCGGAACCACCGGAACCGGCGGCATGGGATTAAACATTCCCTACACTCACGGCGAAGATAAACCCTCTGCGCAATTGATGTCGAAATCCTCTGTCGGTTTTGCGCAAACCGGGTTGATGTTTTTGATGGCGCGCACACCCGACGGACCCATCGTTAAAGAAATCAAACCCGGCGCGATGATTGGCTATAAAAAAGTCGTCAGTCAACCGCTTCGCCGTCATATGAAATATGTGCCGAAAAGTTTTTCACTCAGCGAAAGACTCGACTTGCATTTGCCCAAAGAGGAATTCAAAAACCTCGGCAAACTTGAAATGGTCGGCGTCGATACCGGTGAAAACGGCTTTTTCGCGCGCGGCGAATTTGAAGCGGTCACCTCCATCAATCAAATGGAATTCGTCACTCCCGAAGAGATTGCTCACGCGGTTGTCTTGGAAATCAAAGGCAGCAACACCGGGCTTGATGTGATTGCCGCAATCGACAGCGCAGTAATGAAACCGAGTTATCGCGCCGGTTATTTGCGGGCTTCGGCAATCGAAGCCATGAAACAACTCGAACGGCAAAAAAATTCGCCATCGATTGCCACAGGCGAACTCGGACCCGCGAAACTTTCCAAGCAGCTTTATGAAGCCTATCTGCTGTATAAAATTTCGCAGGACATTGAAAACGCGCAACCCGGCTCCTTGCAATCCATCATCAGTCACGATGCCAAAGAGTTATCGGAAAAGTTGAACAAATACTTGGAATGGAATGATGATTTGCGCAATACCATCATTTCGATTGGCATTCCGATTCTTTTGCCCGCAGGCGACCAACTGATTCGCGGTCCCTATATCAAAATCCCCGAATACGCCGGTGAAGCAAGCATTGAAATTAAAAGCGGCAACATTGATACGTGGGCGGATGCCGGATGGGTTGATTTGCGCGCCAAAAATATCAAACGCTGGCAGGAGCGTTTCAAGAAGATGTTGAAATCGGCGATGACCATTCACCTGCAAGGTTCCGCAGGCATCACTATGGAAGCCTATCGCAGCGAAGAGATTCGCATCGGCGAAGTGGTCGGCTGGATTTTTAATAACGAAGAAAAGGGCTACAGGATTAAATAGGCATGAAGATTAGTTACAACTGGCTCAGCGAACTTGTCGAAATTAATTTATCTCCCAGAGAACTCGCTGAAAAATTGACCATGATTGGTTTCGCGGTTGATGCCGTCGAAGCGCACGGCGACGACCACATTCTGGAAATCGATTTAACCTCGAATCGCCCCGACGCGCTTTGTCATTTAGGTATCGCGCGCGAAACGGCGCTGGTATGCGGCACCGCACTGAAACCGATTAACCTTGAACTCAAAGAGAGCGATGAAGCCGTCGAAGATTTCGCGGCGATTGAAATTCACTCGGAAGACCTCTGTCCGCGATATGCGGCACGCATTGTGCGCGGCGTCAAAGTCGGACAGTCGCCCGCGTGGTTGGTGAAAAAGCTTGAAGCCGTCGGACAGCGTTCGGTCAATAACATCGCAGACATTTCCAACTATGTGATGTTTGAAATGGGGCAACCCAATCACGCTTTTGATTTGAATACCCTGCACGATAGAAAAATCATTGTGCGTCGCGCGCGCGCCGGCGAAAAAATTCAGACGCTTGATGGCATTGAACGCGAACTCACAACCGAAATGTGCGTCATTGCGGATGCCGCGAGAGCCGTGGCGATTGGCGGCGTGATGGGCGGCGAAGAGACCGAAATCAGCGCCCAGACAACCGACGTTTTAATCGAAAGCGCCTATTTCAATCCGGCTTCGATTCGCGCCACGGCGAAAGCCTTAGGCATGGGAACCGAAGCGTCTTATCGTTATGAGCGCGGCATGGACTTTGATTCGCAAGTCGCGGTTGCCGACCGTGTCGCGCAACTCATCGCGGAAATTGCCGGCGGCGAAATTTTAAAAGGCGTGATTGATGTTTATCCCAAACGCATTGAACGCGACCCGGTTTTATTGCGCGAAGCGCGCATCGAGAAACTCACGGGTTTGCGCGTCGATTTGGAACGCGCCGAACAGATTTTAAACGGCTTGCAATTCACGGTCGCGGCGTTTGCCGATAAGCGCGAATTGCTGGCGGTGGCACCGAGTTTTCGCATAGATATTGCGCGTGAAGAGGATTTGGTTGAAGAGGTGGCGCGCCATTTCGGTTATGAACACATTGCGACGACGTTGCCGGATTCCGTAGAAGCGGGCAAATATCTCGACAGTGAACAACGCCGTCGCGCGGCGCGCAATACGATGATTGATGCGGGCTTTAATGAAGCGATTTCTTTCAGTTTCGTAAACGGTGAAAGCGATGCGATTTTTCGCGTCGAAAAAGAGACCACCCCGAAACTCGAAAATCCCATTGATGTGAACGAAGCTGAGATGCGCGCTTCGTTGATGACCGGATTGCTCGGCGCTTTGCAACGGAATTTTTTTCACGGACGCAGAGATGTGAAACTCTTTGAACTCGGTCGGGTGTTCAACTCGAAGAGCGAAGGCGAACGTCCCGATGAGCGTGAAATATTGGGACTGGTGATGAGTGGCGCGTTCATACCAGACGCCTGGCGCAGCAATCGCCAGATTGATTTTTATGATTTGAAAGGGGTGATGGAATCGGTTTTAGGAAGTTTGCGCGTCTCAGGCTTTACAATTGAGCGTTCAAGTGTAGAATACCTGCATCCTGGACAGTCTGCGGAGTTGAACAAAGACGGGATGGTGATTGCGCGATTCGGTCGCCTGCATCCCAAAGTCGCTGCGCTGTATAAATTCCGCCAGCCTGTTTACGTCGGCGAAATTGAATTCGGAAAGTTAATGGAATTTGCCGACGATGAAGTGCGCTATAAGCCGTTGCCGAAATTCCCTGGTATTTCTCGTGATATTTCAGCGTTGTTGCCGGATACGGTTTCTTGGGGCGAAATCGACAGGGCAATCAAAGAACTTGGCATAGGTGAAATTGAATCGGTTGCGGTCTTTGATATGTACAAAGGCAAAGAGATGCAGGAAGGCACGCGGTCACTGGCGTTCCGCGTCGTCTATCGCAGTGACGAGCGGACGTTGACCGATGAGGAAGTATCGCAGATGCATCAACGCATACGGGATTTGATGGAGCAGGGTTTCAGCGCACAACTACGATAACAGAATTGCGGATTGCAGATTGCGGAATGCGGATTTGAGAAAATCGTTTTTTCAATTCGCAATCCGCAATTCACCATCCGCAATCCGAAGGGGGCATTCAGTGAGTAGCGGCATCTACGGACTCGAAAAGTTCGCCAATCTCGAAGACAAAATTTACCGCACGATAGAGCAGTTCAAACGTGAACGCCAGTTGCGCGAATCCCTCGAACGCGAAGTTCTCACCCTCAGACAAGAAACCAAACAACTTGGCGAAGAAAAGGAACGGCTCGAATTGCAGGTTGAGCGATTGCTCAATGAACGCGATACCATTAAGCTCAAAATCGAAGCCATGCTCGACGCGATTGCGATGCTGGATTTGGATACGGCGGAAACCCTCAAAAAAGAGTTATCGCATTAATCCAAAGTTGTACGCAGGATTTAGCTTCCCAACATCAAACAATAAAGATTGTCATTATGGAAGAAAATCTAACCTATTCACATAAAGTCGTCATCTACAACCAGACCTATAATCTACGCAGTCAGCATGAACCGGAATACATCAATGAACTGGCAGCCCACGTCAACCGCCGCATGAATGAAATTGCCAGCCAGACCATGACCGTCGATTCACTGCGAGTGGCGATTCTTGCGGCATTGCAAATCGCCGACGAACTTTATCAATCGCGTCAGGAGATGCGCGATACCGAAAACGAAATCGTTGAACGCAGCGCCCGTTATGCGGAAATCCTCGACCAATTCCTGCGTACCGACGTCATCGTTCCGAAATAATCATTCGGTTTTCGGTCACTCAATTCATTAATCGTTTTCAATTCCCTTGCTCATTGACAGTCTGATTGTCAATGGATGCCAGCCAGCGCCAATACAAAACGCTAAATCATGCATCGTTTGACGCGCCCTTTCCGTCATGCCTAATCGTAAGGTGCTCGAATACTCCTATCCTCAGCCGGTATTCGAGAATTCACTGGGAGGTCACGCGCCATGCCTGGAAAAGTTTTGTTCATTGTCAATGAATACCTGGAAGTCACAGAAGAGCAATTCTTGCCAAATCATGAAGGCGACCAGGCAATCAGCGAACGATTAAAGAAAATCGGTTTTGATGTCGAGCTTGCCAACGAGCAATCGTTGCCGGCTTATCTCACAGACGCGGATAAACTGCTCAAAACCGAATTGATTTTTGTTTCCTCAACCGCCATTGCCAAAACCGACCTGCCAAAAGCCACCGAATTAACTGCAAAACTGATAGACCTGCCGCTGCCGATTATCGTTATGGGCGAACATCTGCTTGCCGGTATGAAGATGTGCGCGACAACCGATTTGGTGTTTGATTCCCACGGCTCAAATTCGGTCAAAATTCTTGACCCGTCCAATATGATGGCGCGGGGATTGAGCGGCATCGTATCGGTCAGTCGCGAACCCATCAAGGACGCGGTCATCAATTTGTATCGCGCCGATGTGGTCGTCGCTTCGATTAACAATGGCGGCAATAAAGCCTTTCTTTTCGGCTATCGCACCGGAAGCAAAATGCATGGCGGCACCATTGCTCCAGCCAGACGAGTCGGCATTATGTTCAGCGCGGAAATTGCCCGCAATGCAAAAGAGGGCGGCTGGTTGCTGTTTGAAGGGGCGATTGATTGGGCGACGAAAGCCAGCGCCTTTGCTGATGTCTTTCGCGCCGAGTGGCGGGAAATTCAAGAGCGTCGCCGCCAGCATCAGATGTCGCAAGAGGCAGAAAAAAATTATCCGCCGAAAAATCTTGTGGGGCTT is from Acidobacteriota bacterium and encodes:
- the pheT gene encoding phenylalanine--tRNA ligase subunit beta: MKISYNWLSELVEINLSPRELAEKLTMIGFAVDAVEAHGDDHILEIDLTSNRPDALCHLGIARETALVCGTALKPINLELKESDEAVEDFAAIEIHSEDLCPRYAARIVRGVKVGQSPAWLVKKLEAVGQRSVNNIADISNYVMFEMGQPNHAFDLNTLHDRKIIVRRARAGEKIQTLDGIERELTTEMCVIADAARAVAIGGVMGGEETEISAQTTDVLIESAYFNPASIRATAKALGMGTEASYRYERGMDFDSQVAVADRVAQLIAEIAGGEILKGVIDVYPKRIERDPVLLREARIEKLTGLRVDLERAEQILNGLQFTVAAFADKRELLAVAPSFRIDIAREEDLVEEVARHFGYEHIATTLPDSVEAGKYLDSEQRRRAARNTMIDAGFNEAISFSFVNGESDAIFRVEKETTPKLENPIDVNEAEMRASLMTGLLGALQRNFFHGRRDVKLFELGRVFNSKSEGERPDEREILGLVMSGAFIPDAWRSNRQIDFYDLKGVMESVLGSLRVSGFTIERSSVEYLHPGQSAELNKDGMVIARFGRLHPKVAALYKFRQPVYVGEIEFGKLMEFADDEVRYKPLPKFPGISRDISALLPDTVSWGEIDRAIKELGIGEIESVAVFDMYKGKEMQEGTRSLAFRVVYRSDERTLTDEEVSQMHQRIRDLMEQGFSAQLR
- a CDS encoding cell division protein ZapA; the protein is MEENLTYSHKVVIYNQTYNLRSQHEPEYINELAAHVNRRMNEIASQTMTVDSLRVAILAALQIADELYQSRQEMRDTENEIVERSARYAEILDQFLRTDVIVPK